In the bacterium SCSIO 12741 genome, TCAGGAAATTACCGAAAGTCAGTGGAAATTGATGGAGTAAAGTATCACCACACCTTTGATCCTCATACCGGATTTCCTGCTCGTCATCAGCTACTCAGTGCGACCGTTATTTCGGAAAGTTGCCAATTGGCTGATGCCTATGCAACTGCTTTTATGGTAATGGGCTATCCCAAAGCAAAAGCGCTTTTGGGTCAAGATGAATGGCACCTTGAGGCGATGTTGGTGTATAGCGATTCAACAGGAGAAATGAAGACTTACCTGACACAAGGTCTGGAGAACCAAATAAAATACCTGGAAGAGTAAAAGTGCCTAAGCGGCCTCAGATTCTTTCTTGCATTGCTCATCAGGAAGAGCTCCACAGAAGCTGCAAGGTTTTCCTTCTTCGTTAAGAAAAGGACTGTTGCTGGCACAAGTTCCTTCGAACTTTCCATCCCGCTTAACCAAAATCTTAATGGCGATCCCTGCAAATGCCAGGGCTAACATGCCAATCGAAACCAATACCAATTTCATGGGGCAAAAATACAACAGAGTAGTCTTATATAAGGTGACTTTGGTCTCATTGTTGAATAGGGGAGGAAAGATTGAAAAAAAATGCCCAAAAATTTTTGACGTTTAAATTTATTTCTACTTTTGCATCCGCTTTGAAACACAAGCAACATTCTTTGAAACGACGGAGCAAAAAAAAATACTGAGCGAAGCTCAATTTTTATATATTTGCACCTTCAAATTTTGGCCCATTCGTCTAGTGGTTAGGACGCAAGGTTTTCATCCTTGAAACAGGAGTTCGATTCTCCTATGGGCTGCTAATTTTTTTAAAACAGTTTTGCATGGCAAATCTTAAATCTGCATTAAAGCGAGTTCGTCAAATTAAGACCAGAAGACTACGTAACCGTTACGTACACAAGTCCACTCGTAATGCTATCCGCGACTTGAGAAGTGAGACGGATAAGAAAGCAGCTCAGGAAAGCCTACCTAAAGTGGTGAGCATGATTGATAAGTTGGCTAAGCGCAACATCATTCATAAAAACAAAGCCGCCAACTTGAAGTCTAAATTGACTCGTAAGGTAGCCGCTCTATAGTTTTAAAAGATAGAACTTAAAAGGAACCCTTGTTGATAATATCGGCAAGGGTTTTTTGTTTTTTAGGCGCAGTAGTATTTCCTTTGTGGAAAGCCAATCTAAATGAAACAACCAATCTACCTATGGGCGAAAGATGATCGTCCACGCGAAAAACTTATTCAAAAAGGTACTCAAGCTTTAAGTAATGCAGAGCTAATCGCCATCCTTATTGGTACGGGTAGTACCTCCGAATCAGCAGTCGATTTAAGCAAAAGAATCCTATCCGAAAATGGCGGCAACCTGGCCAAGCTCGGTCGACTTGGAGTTTCCAATTTTGTTCGATACAATGGAATTGGAGAAGCCAAGGCAATCAGTATTGTAGCTGCCTTAGAGCTAGGCCGGCGAAAACGTCAGTCTGACGATTCGATTTCCGAAAAGATCCGTTGCAGCAAAGATGCCTATCATCATTTTTACTCCGATCTCGTCGATTTGAATTACGAAGAATTTTGGGTTCTCCTGCTCAACAAGGCCAATCGGGTTATCGGTCGGCACAAGGTTAGTTCCGGAGGTATTGATTCCACCATCGTCGATTGCCGCAAGATTTTCAAGGCAGCCATCGATCAAATGGCGTCTTCCATTATTCTTGGGCATAATCATCCCTCAGGAAACCTTAAGCCCAGCATCCAAGACAAAAAACTCACGCAAAAGGTCAAAGATGGAGCTCAGCTTTTAGGGCTACAAGTAATCGATCATTTGATTGTGGCCGGTAATTCCTATTTCAGTTTTGCCGATAAAGGCCTCATTTAATCTATGGTGGTTTCAATTTTTCGGATTTGTCGAGGGGAAGAATTACTTTAGCCAATCCATTGTAAATTCCCATAGTGGCTGGATATTCTTCAACGATATATGTATTTGTTCCCGAAGAAACGGAACGAATTCGCTATACCTTTCATCTGATCTTTCGTGAAATTCTAAAGGTGAATTTCGAACTTATTACTGATCGTGATGATTGGGATAAATACAAGCAGGAAGTAACCTTGGTTTATGATTATCAGCCCTTGGAAACAGCGCTTCACTTTGTACCACACGGATTGTTGCGTCAAAAGGGAATTAACGAATTCGATATTCAGACCGAAGACTGGGATGGTCTTCCCATATTCTTCCGGGTAAACGATTCAACATGGCCCTTCGATCCCTTTGCGGCTTCATTCTTTTTAGCATCTCGTTACGAGGAGTATTGGCCCCATCGAAAGGATAAACATGGACGTTTTCCGGCCTCGGAAAGTGTGGCTTTTAAGCGTCAGTTTTTGCACCTTCCCTGGATAAACCTGGTGGTGGATCGCCTGCAAAAACTTATTGAAGAGCGTTTTCCGGATTTTGCATTTCCGAGTAGATCCTATCAATTCTTACCTACGGTTGATGTCGATAATGCTTTTGCTTTCTTGGAAAAAGGCATGGTAAGAACTCTCGGGGCATTGCTTCGATCAGCTGTCACGCTCGATTCTGAAGATTTGAAAAATCGAATATCGGCATTGCTCGGTATGAAAAAAGATCCCTTCGATGTGTTTTCTGAATTGTTGGATTTACAGAAACAGTATGGATTAAAACCTATCTACTTCTTTTTGGTGGGTGATTATGGGATCAATGATAAAAATGTGCCTATTTCATCCAGAAAGTTTCAGGCTCTGATCAAACACATTAGGGATTATGCAGAAGTGGGCTTGCACCCCAGTTATGCTTCGTCTCAAGATCCAGATAAGCTTCGTATGGAGCTCAAGCGTTTGAGCCAGGTGATCCATTCACCGGTTCGGATTAGTAGAAACCACTTTTTAAAACTCCAATTACCTGGGAGTTATCGTGAGCTTTTAGATGCCGAAATCCATACAGATTATACCATGGGATTTCCAGATGAATATGGTTTTAGGGCTTCTTTATGTACGCCGTTTTCCTTTTATGATTTGGAAATGGAGCAGCGAACGCCTCTACAAGTGGTGCCCTTTTGTTTTATGGAAGCTACTGCCCGTTTCTACAAAAATCAATCGGTTCAGGAGGCCTTGGCTGAGTTAGAAAAATTGTTGGAACCCATCCGCCAGGTAGATGGCCAATGTTGTGTGCTTTGGCACAACGATTCATTGAGTGAGACCGGCGATTGGGTTGGCTGGAGTGGATTATTGGAAGAAGTCATCAAAAAAGCACATTCCTAATGTGGAAATACCTGCCTTCAGCTAATATTGATCGAGAAAAATGGGATGCCTGTGTTCAAGGTGCAAATAACAATTTGATCTACGGTTATTCCTGGTACCTGGATATTGCCGCCCCCGGATGGGAAGGATTGGTTTGGAAGGATTACCAAAATGTGTTTCCCGTTCCCGTTCGAAAAAAATGGGGACTAAAGTACCTGTATCAACCCAATTTCATTCAACGCTTAGAGGCTTTTGGTCAAACCGGTGGGCACCCCAGTTTATCGGATTTGAGGGCACTTCCCAGCGATATTGTTTCCATTGATTTAACTACAGGCTTTGCCTTGGAGAACACGAGTAGGGCTATGGCCAACGTGATTTTGGATCTAAAGCCAAGTAGTGATGATTTGATGAGAGGGTTTTCAAGCAATACCCGAAGAAACTACAAAAAGGCTCAAAACAAGAATCTCCAGTATACCGAAGTATCGTTAGATCATCTTTCAGAAATGATTTCCATTTTCCAAAAGTCCAAACCCCATTTATTGAAGAGCCTTCCCAAGGATTTCTTTGTCGATTTGCAGCGATTGGTTCATGAATTAGCCAAACGAAACCGGTTAGGTTTGATTGGATGTTGGGATGATAAAAAATTGGTTGCCGGTGCCGTGATTGCTAAGGCTCCAGCCAGACACACCCTATTGTTCACCGCTGCTGATGAAGCGGCCAGAAAGAGCGGAGCCATGCATTTTTTGTTAGGGCATTATATCCTTCAGGAGGCAGGAAGTGATTTACTTTTTGATTTTGAGGGAAGTACAAATCCGGGCGTTGCTCGATTTTATCTTTCATTTGGCGGACAAACCGAAACCTATTACCACACTCGGCGTAGGCGATTATTCAACCGTTCGTTATAAACTATTAATATCCTTTAAAAGACATTTACGAAACACGGTTTATTGTTAATTTTGGGCACATTTTTTTTACTATGAGGAAGATAACATTAATGGGTATTGCAGCGCTATCCCTGGCTTTTACGGCCTGCGATACCAGTGGAGATAATATCAGCACCGATATTGTCCAAAACCACAACACGGCCTCCGCGGAGCCTGTAGAAGTGGCTTTGGCGTCAATGGAGTTT is a window encoding:
- a CDS encoding polysaccharide deacetylase family protein — encoded protein: MAGYSSTIYVFVPEETERIRYTFHLIFREILKVNFELITDRDDWDKYKQEVTLVYDYQPLETALHFVPHGLLRQKGINEFDIQTEDWDGLPIFFRVNDSTWPFDPFAASFFLASRYEEYWPHRKDKHGRFPASESVAFKRQFLHLPWINLVVDRLQKLIEERFPDFAFPSRSYQFLPTVDVDNAFAFLEKGMVRTLGALLRSAVTLDSEDLKNRISALLGMKKDPFDVFSELLDLQKQYGLKPIYFFLVGDYGINDKNVPISSRKFQALIKHIRDYAEVGLHPSYASSQDPDKLRMELKRLSQVIHSPVRISRNHFLKLQLPGSYRELLDAEIHTDYTMGFPDEYGFRASLCTPFSFYDLEMEQRTPLQVVPFCFMEATARFYKNQSVQEALAELEKLLEPIRQVDGQCCVLWHNDSLSETGDWVGWSGLLEEVIKKAHS
- the radC gene encoding DNA repair protein RadC — translated: MKQPIYLWAKDDRPREKLIQKGTQALSNAELIAILIGTGSTSESAVDLSKRILSENGGNLAKLGRLGVSNFVRYNGIGEAKAISIVAALELGRRKRQSDDSISEKIRCSKDAYHHFYSDLVDLNYEEFWVLLLNKANRVIGRHKVSSGGIDSTIVDCRKIFKAAIDQMASSIILGHNHPSGNLKPSIQDKKLTQKVKDGAQLLGLQVIDHLIVAGNSYFSFADKGLI
- a CDS encoding membrane or secreted protein encodes the protein MKLVLVSIGMLALAFAGIAIKILVKRDGKFEGTCASNSPFLNEEGKPCSFCGALPDEQCKKESEAA
- the rpsT gene encoding 30S ribosomal protein S20, translating into MANLKSALKRVRQIKTRRLRNRYVHKSTRNAIRDLRSETDKKAAQESLPKVVSMIDKLAKRNIIHKNKAANLKSKLTRKVAAL
- a CDS encoding GNAT family N-acetyltransferase, producing MWKYLPSANIDREKWDACVQGANNNLIYGYSWYLDIAAPGWEGLVWKDYQNVFPVPVRKKWGLKYLYQPNFIQRLEAFGQTGGHPSLSDLRALPSDIVSIDLTTGFALENTSRAMANVILDLKPSSDDLMRGFSSNTRRNYKKAQNKNLQYTEVSLDHLSEMISIFQKSKPHLLKSLPKDFFVDLQRLVHELAKRNRLGLIGCWDDKKLVAGAVIAKAPARHTLLFTAADEAARKSGAMHFLLGHYILQEAGSDLLFDFEGSTNPGVARFYLSFGGQTETYYHTRRRRLFNRSL